One genomic region from Ralstonia pickettii DTP0602 encodes:
- a CDS encoding cytochrome D ubiquinol oxidase subunit I (K00425: cydA; cytochrome d ubiquinol oxidase subunit I [EC:1.10.3.-]), with translation MFGLTALDLARIQFGFTISFHIVFPAITIGLAAYLAVLEGCWLKTQRTHYRDLYHFWSKIFAVNFGMGVVSGLVMAYQFGTNWSFFSEFAGSITGPLLTYEVLTAFFLEAGFLGVMLFGWNRVGPGLHFFATVMVALGTLISATWILASNSWMQTPAGFEIIDGRVVPTNWFEVIFNPSFPYRLLHMSVAAFLATALFVGASAAWHLLRGRDNPAIRKMLSMAMWMLLIVAPIQAVIGDLHGLNTLKHQPAKIAALEGHWENKGHEGLPLLLFGWPDMAREETRFAVEVPRLGSLILTHTWDGQIKGLKEFAPEDRPNSTILFWSFRVMVGLGLLMILLGIWSLLLRRKDRMFRARGFLHMALWMGPTGVIAILAGWYTTEIGRQPWVVYGLQRTADAVSPHGVPELAVTLAIFVVAYFFVFGVGIAYMMRLVRKGPAIEELKPEGGPGRGHTPARPLSAVDDDEVLAPTPVARSRS, from the coding sequence ATGTTTGGTTTGACCGCGCTCGACCTCGCCCGCATCCAGTTTGGCTTCACCATCTCTTTCCACATTGTCTTTCCCGCGATCACCATCGGCCTGGCCGCCTACCTGGCGGTGCTCGAGGGCTGCTGGCTGAAAACGCAGCGGACGCATTACCGCGACCTCTATCACTTCTGGTCCAAGATCTTCGCCGTCAACTTCGGCATGGGAGTGGTGTCCGGGCTGGTGATGGCCTACCAGTTCGGCACCAACTGGAGCTTCTTCTCCGAGTTCGCGGGCAGTATCACCGGCCCCTTGCTGACCTATGAAGTGCTGACGGCGTTCTTCCTGGAAGCTGGCTTCCTGGGCGTGATGCTGTTCGGCTGGAACCGGGTCGGGCCGGGGCTGCATTTCTTTGCCACGGTGATGGTCGCGCTCGGCACGCTGATCTCGGCCACGTGGATCCTGGCGTCCAACAGCTGGATGCAGACGCCCGCAGGCTTCGAGATCATCGACGGCCGCGTGGTGCCGACCAACTGGTTCGAAGTCATCTTCAACCCCTCGTTCCCCTATCGCCTGCTGCATATGAGCGTGGCGGCGTTCCTGGCCACGGCGCTGTTCGTAGGTGCCTCCGCCGCATGGCACCTGCTGCGCGGCCGCGACAACCCCGCCATCCGCAAGATGCTGTCGATGGCGATGTGGATGCTGCTGATCGTCGCGCCGATCCAGGCCGTGATCGGCGACCTGCATGGCCTGAACACGCTCAAGCACCAGCCCGCCAAGATCGCCGCGCTGGAAGGCCACTGGGAGAACAAGGGCCATGAAGGCCTGCCGCTCCTGCTGTTCGGCTGGCCCGACATGGCGCGCGAGGAGACGCGCTTCGCGGTGGAAGTGCCGCGCCTGGGCAGCCTGATCCTGACCCATACCTGGGACGGGCAGATCAAGGGGCTGAAGGAGTTCGCGCCCGAGGACCGGCCCAATTCCACCATCCTGTTCTGGTCCTTCCGCGTGATGGTCGGGCTGGGGCTGCTGATGATCCTGCTGGGCATATGGAGCCTGCTATTGCGGCGCAAGGACAGGATGTTCCGTGCGCGCGGCTTCCTGCATATGGCGCTGTGGATGGGACCGACCGGCGTGATCGCGATCCTCGCTGGTTGGTATACGACCGAGATCGGGCGCCAGCCGTGGGTCGTCTACGGCCTGCAGCGCACCGCCGATGCGGTGTCGCCGCACGGCGTGCCCGAGCTGGCGGTGACGCTGGCGATCTTCGTGGTGGCGTATTTCTTCGTGTTCGGCGTGGGCATCGCCTACATGATGCGGCTGGTGCGCAAGGGGCCGGCGATCGAGGAACTCAAGCCGGAAGGCGGGCCCGGGCGCGGGCATACGCCGGCCCGGCCGCTGTCCGCCGTGGACGACGACGAAGTGCTCGCCCCCACCCCCGTTGCACGCAGCCGGAGCTGA
- a CDS encoding permease (K07090: K07090), whose amino-acid sequence MDSTLLIVIAGAAVAGFVQGLSGFAFGMVAMSFWAWAIEPRLASAMTVFGALTGQLLAAASVRRGLSWRRLWPFVAGGVCGIPLGVAILPMLDAQWFKAVLGGFLTLWCPVMLMARRLPHIGVGGRVADGVAGAAGGVMGGIGGFTGVIPTLWCTLRGFDKDEQRAVIQNFNLATLAVTMATYVGKGIVTREMLPMFLVVAPAMLVPSLLGARLYLGISEVVFRKVVLSLLTASGVALLATSVPVLLARGAN is encoded by the coding sequence ATGGATTCCACCTTGCTGATCGTGATCGCCGGCGCCGCCGTGGCCGGCTTTGTCCAGGGCCTGTCGGGCTTTGCCTTCGGCATGGTGGCGATGTCGTTCTGGGCCTGGGCGATCGAGCCCCGGCTGGCGTCGGCGATGACGGTGTTCGGCGCGCTCACGGGCCAGTTGCTGGCGGCGGCGTCGGTGCGGCGCGGGCTGTCGTGGCGGCGGCTGTGGCCGTTCGTGGCCGGCGGCGTCTGCGGGATCCCGCTGGGCGTGGCGATCCTGCCGATGCTCGACGCGCAGTGGTTCAAGGCCGTGCTCGGCGGCTTCCTGACGCTGTGGTGCCCGGTGATGCTGATGGCGCGCCGGCTGCCACATATCGGCGTGGGCGGCCGTGTGGCCGATGGCGTGGCCGGTGCGGCCGGCGGCGTGATGGGCGGCATCGGCGGCTTCACCGGCGTGATCCCCACGCTGTGGTGCACGCTGCGCGGTTTCGACAAGGACGAGCAGCGCGCGGTGATCCAGAACTTCAACCTCGCCACGCTGGCAGTGACGATGGCCACCTATGTCGGCAAGGGCATCGTCACGCGCGAGATGCTGCCGATGTTCCTGGTGGTGGCGCCCGCGATGCTGGTGCCGTCGCTGCTGGGCGCGCGGCTCTATCTCGGTATCAGCGAGGTCGTTTTTCGCAAGGTGGTGCTGTCGCTGCTGACGGCGTCCGGGGTGGCGCTGCTGGCGACGTCGGTGCCGGTGCTGCTGGCGCGCGGTGCGAACTAG
- a CDS encoding LysR family transcriptional regulator codes for MVQIDRALRSNIKLRHLQLLVALDEFRHLGRTAEFLSVSQPAVSKVLTEVEKALGLTLFTRSTRGTEPTPAGESLVRFARSVLAQYEQTRDEIAAAESGASGRIRVGSMGAALPVLLARAVGMLKDRHARATVLVEEGDLTHLLPKLRLRELDLIVGRLEPGYAAPDLLTEALYDEPMVVVVKRGHKLARKARPGWADLAEMPCVMPPPWASLRVKIEQAFYRYGLHPPQDVIESSSYLALSTFVSQRNAAGFMAASVARALQAEGRLHVLAMEVPVELPPVGIITLRERAPSLSADQLVACLREAAVEVKNA; via the coding sequence ATGGTCCAGATCGATCGCGCGCTGCGCTCCAATATCAAGCTGCGCCACCTGCAATTGCTGGTGGCGCTGGATGAGTTCCGCCATCTCGGCCGCACCGCGGAGTTCCTGTCGGTCAGCCAGCCGGCGGTGTCCAAGGTGCTTACTGAGGTCGAGAAGGCACTGGGGCTGACGCTGTTCACGCGCTCAACGCGCGGCACCGAGCCCACGCCCGCGGGGGAATCGCTGGTGCGCTTTGCGCGTTCGGTGCTGGCGCAGTACGAGCAGACCCGCGACGAGATTGCCGCGGCGGAGAGCGGCGCGTCGGGCCGCATCCGCGTGGGATCCATGGGTGCGGCGCTGCCGGTGCTGCTGGCTCGGGCCGTGGGAATGCTGAAGGACCGCCATGCGCGCGCCACCGTGCTGGTCGAGGAAGGCGATCTCACCCACCTGCTGCCCAAGCTGCGGCTGCGCGAGTTGGACCTGATCGTCGGCCGGCTCGAGCCCGGCTATGCGGCGCCCGACCTGCTGACAGAAGCGCTCTACGACGAACCGATGGTGGTTGTTGTCAAGCGCGGCCACAAGCTCGCGCGCAAGGCGCGCCCCGGCTGGGCCGACCTGGCGGAAATGCCTTGTGTCATGCCGCCGCCGTGGGCCTCGCTGCGCGTGAAGATCGAACAGGCGTTCTACCGCTACGGCTTGCATCCGCCGCAGGACGTGATCGAGTCGTCGTCCTACCTCGCGCTGTCCACCTTCGTCAGCCAGCGCAATGCCGCGGGCTTCATGGCGGCATCGGTGGCACGGGCGCTACAGGCCGAAGGCCGGCTGCATGTGCTGGCGATGGAGGTGCCGGTGGAACTGCCGCCAGTGGGCATCATCACCCTGCGGGAGCGTGCGCCGTCGCTCAGTGCGGATCAGTTGGTGGCGTGCTTGCGCGAGGCTGCAGTGGAGGTCAAGAACGCATAG
- a CDS encoding TctC → MTQGLPIDLKRRNLLIGAAAGVAAGAAGVLLPAGRALAGEYPERPITFICPWPVGGTADQSMRALCQVAGGILKQSIVVENRAGASGMIGTKALARATPDGYTIGQIPISVTRFAQLGMLQLDPRTELTYLARTSGQTFGIAVPTNSRYKTLQDVVAAAKADPGKVTYAHAGIGGATHVGMEQFALAAGVQFNAIAYKGGAAALQDVLAGQVELLADSSSWAPHVEAGKLRLLATWGEQRASRFKDTPTLKELGYNVVVEAPNGIGAPKGLPPAVEKKLRDAFRAAVASNEFKQVAARLDAPVMYLDGPDYKKYVASVYDQETQLIKRLKLKELLQQS, encoded by the coding sequence ATGACTCAAGGACTCCCCATCGATCTGAAGCGCCGCAACCTGCTCATCGGCGCTGCCGCGGGCGTTGCTGCCGGCGCCGCCGGTGTACTGCTGCCGGCTGGCCGTGCGCTGGCGGGCGAGTATCCCGAGCGCCCCATCACGTTTATCTGCCCGTGGCCGGTCGGCGGTACCGCCGACCAGTCGATGCGCGCGCTGTGCCAGGTGGCAGGCGGCATCCTCAAGCAGTCGATCGTGGTGGAGAACCGCGCCGGTGCCTCCGGCATGATCGGCACCAAGGCGCTGGCGCGCGCCACGCCGGACGGCTACACCATCGGCCAGATCCCGATTTCGGTGACGCGTTTCGCGCAGCTCGGCATGCTGCAGCTGGATCCGCGTACCGAGCTGACCTACCTGGCGCGCACCTCGGGCCAGACCTTCGGCATCGCGGTGCCCACCAACTCGCGCTACAAGACGCTGCAGGACGTGGTGGCCGCAGCCAAGGCCGATCCTGGCAAGGTGACGTATGCGCACGCCGGCATCGGCGGCGCCACCCATGTCGGCATGGAACAGTTCGCGCTGGCCGCAGGCGTGCAGTTCAACGCGATCGCCTACAAGGGCGGCGCGGCCGCGCTGCAGGACGTGCTGGCCGGACAGGTGGAACTGCTGGCCGATTCCAGCTCGTGGGCGCCGCACGTGGAAGCCGGCAAGCTGCGTCTGCTGGCGACCTGGGGCGAGCAGCGCGCGTCGCGCTTCAAGGACACGCCGACGCTCAAGGAGCTTGGCTACAACGTGGTGGTGGAAGCGCCCAACGGCATTGGCGCGCCCAAGGGCCTGCCGCCCGCGGTGGAGAAGAAGCTGCGCGACGCCTTCCGCGCCGCGGTGGCGAGCAACGAGTTCAAGCAGGTGGCCGCGCGTCTCGATGCGCCGGTGATGTACCTGGACGGTCCCGACTACAAGAAGTACGTGGCCAGCGTCTATGACCAGGAAACGCAGCTGATCAAGCGCCTCAAGCTCAAGGAACTGCTGCAGCAAAGCTGA
- a CDS encoding galactarate dehydratase (K01685: uxaA; altronate hydrolase [EC:4.2.1.7]): protein MNPNPVIRLHANDNVLVARNDLSLGQQLADPAVRVRAQVPAGHKIAACAITAGTPVRKFDTVIGVAARDIAPGEHVHSHNLTLVDFYRDPAFCQDVRPVDYVPEAQRATFNGFVRPDGRVGTRNFIGILSSVNCSSTVIRQIAAHFTPERLAAYPNVDGVVAFAQTSGCGMSSPSEHFDVLRRTLAGYARHPNLAGVLIVGLGCERNQVASLVESQGLEPGPAVHTLVMQDTGGTRATIAAGIQAIESMLPLANAAVRQPVPASHLKIGLECGGSDGFSGISANPALGAAMDLLVRHGGTAILSETPEIHGVEFMLTRRAVTPEVGQKLLDRLAWWERYTAGHNAQFNGVVGHGNQQGGLANIFEKSLGSAMKGGTTPLQAVYEYAEPIDQAGFVFMDSPGYDPVAVTGQIASGANLICFTTGRGSMFGSKPAPTIKLASNSAMFNRLQEDMDINCGLVLDGELTVPQMGQRIFEYILRAASGEPTKSEALGLGDNEFVPWHMGIVS, encoded by the coding sequence GTGAATCCCAATCCCGTCATCCGCCTGCACGCCAACGACAACGTGCTGGTCGCGCGCAACGACCTGTCCCTGGGCCAGCAACTCGCCGATCCTGCCGTGCGTGTGCGCGCGCAGGTCCCGGCCGGGCACAAGATTGCCGCCTGCGCGATCACTGCCGGCACGCCGGTGCGCAAGTTCGACACCGTGATCGGCGTGGCCGCGCGCGATATCGCGCCGGGCGAGCACGTACATTCGCACAACCTGACGCTGGTCGACTTCTACCGCGACCCGGCGTTCTGCCAGGACGTGCGTCCGGTCGACTACGTGCCCGAGGCGCAGCGCGCCACCTTCAACGGCTTTGTGCGTCCCGACGGGCGCGTGGGCACGCGCAACTTCATCGGCATCCTGTCGTCGGTCAATTGCTCGTCCACCGTGATCCGGCAGATCGCCGCGCATTTCACGCCGGAGCGGCTGGCGGCCTATCCCAACGTCGACGGCGTGGTCGCGTTCGCGCAGACCAGCGGCTGCGGCATGTCGTCGCCGAGCGAGCACTTCGATGTGCTGCGCCGCACGCTGGCCGGCTATGCGCGCCATCCCAACCTGGCCGGCGTGCTGATCGTCGGGCTGGGCTGCGAGCGCAACCAGGTCGCTTCATTGGTCGAATCGCAAGGGCTGGAGCCCGGGCCCGCGGTACATACGCTGGTGATGCAGGACACCGGTGGCACGCGTGCCACCATCGCGGCCGGCATCCAGGCGATCGAATCGATGCTGCCGCTCGCCAACGCGGCGGTGCGCCAGCCGGTGCCGGCCAGCCACCTGAAGATCGGCCTGGAATGCGGCGGCTCGGACGGTTTTTCCGGCATCAGCGCCAATCCCGCGTTGGGCGCGGCGATGGATCTGCTGGTGCGCCACGGCGGCACGGCGATCCTGTCGGAGACGCCGGAGATCCACGGTGTCGAGTTCATGCTGACGCGCCGCGCGGTGACGCCCGAGGTCGGCCAGAAGCTGCTGGACCGGCTGGCCTGGTGGGAGCGCTATACCGCCGGCCACAACGCGCAGTTCAACGGCGTGGTCGGCCATGGCAACCAGCAAGGCGGCCTCGCCAATATCTTCGAGAAGTCGCTGGGCTCCGCGATGAAGGGTGGCACCACGCCGCTGCAGGCGGTGTACGAGTATGCCGAGCCGATCGACCAGGCGGGCTTTGTCTTCATGGACTCACCCGGCTACGACCCGGTGGCGGTGACCGGCCAGATCGCCAGCGGCGCCAACCTGATCTGCTTTACCACCGGCCGTGGCTCGATGTTCGGCTCCAAGCCGGCGCCGACGATCAAGCTTGCTTCCAACTCCGCGATGTTCAATCGGCTGCAAGAGGACATGGACATCAACTGCGGGCTGGTGCTCGACGGCGAGCTGACCGTACCGCAGATGGGCCAACGGATCTTTGAATACATCCTGCGCGCGGCCTCCGGCGAGCCCACCAAGAGCGAAGCCCTCGGCCTTGGCGACAATGAGTTCGTGCCCTGGCACATGGGCATCGTCAGCTAG
- the gabD gene encoding succinate-semialdehyde dehdyrogenase (catalyzes the formation of succinate from succinate semialdehyde; NADP dependent~K00135: E1.2.1.16, gabD; succinate-semialdehyde dehydrogenase (NADP+) [EC:1.2.1.16]), giving the protein MPHLTSFLLTPMALSLADAALLRSQNLIDHQWRDAGLGRRLPVTDPATGETFASVADSDAGDARLAVDAAAAAFPAWSRRPARERAQLIKRWHALILAHQDDLARIISTEQGKPIHEARGEVQYGASYVEWFAEEATRICGDIVAEAVPGRKLLVLKEPVGVVAAITPWNFPLAMIARKIAPALAAGCTVVAKPAEDTPLTALALAWLAQQAGIPAGVLNMVTASREHTPDVVDAWLADSRVRKITFTGSTPVGKHLARESAATLKKLSLELGGNAPFIVFEDADLDAAVDGLMASKFRNGGQTCVCPNRVYVHDAVHDAFVERLAQRVGALHVGPATEEGAQIGPMINARAVDKIARHVEDAVARGARVVTGGKRVRTADGPHYYAPTVLIDATPAMELSCEETFGPVAPIFRFRDETDVIRDANDTPFGLAAYFYSNDIRRIWRVAQALETGMVGINEGAIAAEAAPFGGVKESGYGREGSRHGLDDYMHTKYLCQGQLG; this is encoded by the coding sequence TTGCCGCACCTCACCTCCTTTCTGCTTACACCGATGGCCCTGTCTCTTGCCGATGCTGCGCTGCTGCGCAGCCAGAACCTTATTGACCACCAATGGCGCGATGCCGGCCTTGGCCGCCGCCTGCCGGTGACCGACCCCGCCACCGGCGAGACCTTTGCCAGCGTGGCCGACAGCGACGCGGGCGATGCGCGTCTCGCGGTCGATGCTGCTGCGGCGGCGTTTCCGGCATGGAGCCGCCGCCCCGCACGCGAGCGCGCGCAGCTGATCAAGCGCTGGCATGCGCTGATCCTTGCACACCAGGACGACCTGGCCCGCATCATTTCGACCGAGCAGGGCAAGCCGATCCACGAAGCACGTGGCGAGGTGCAGTATGGCGCCTCGTACGTTGAATGGTTCGCCGAAGAGGCCACCCGCATCTGCGGCGATATCGTCGCGGAAGCAGTGCCGGGCCGCAAACTGCTGGTCCTGAAGGAGCCGGTCGGCGTGGTGGCAGCCATCACGCCGTGGAATTTCCCGCTGGCGATGATCGCCCGCAAGATCGCCCCCGCGCTGGCCGCGGGTTGCACGGTGGTGGCCAAGCCCGCGGAAGATACCCCGCTGACGGCCCTGGCGCTGGCGTGGCTGGCGCAACAGGCCGGCATCCCGGCAGGCGTGCTCAATATGGTCACCGCGTCGCGCGAGCACACGCCAGACGTGGTCGATGCCTGGCTCGCCGACAGCCGCGTGCGCAAGATCACCTTCACCGGCTCCACGCCGGTGGGCAAGCACCTGGCGCGCGAATCGGCGGCCACGCTGAAGAAGCTTTCACTGGAACTGGGCGGCAACGCGCCGTTCATCGTCTTCGAAGACGCCGACCTCGATGCCGCGGTCGACGGCCTGATGGCCTCCAAGTTCCGCAACGGCGGCCAGACCTGCGTCTGCCCGAACCGCGTCTATGTGCATGACGCCGTGCACGACGCCTTCGTCGAGCGCCTGGCGCAGCGCGTGGGCGCGCTCCATGTTGGCCCGGCGACGGAAGAGGGCGCGCAGATTGGCCCGATGATCAACGCCCGCGCCGTCGACAAGATCGCGCGCCATGTCGAAGACGCTGTCGCCAGGGGCGCGCGCGTGGTCACCGGCGGCAAGCGCGTGCGCACCGCCGACGGTCCGCACTACTACGCGCCGACGGTGCTGATCGACGCCACGCCGGCGATGGAGCTGTCGTGCGAGGAAACCTTTGGCCCAGTCGCGCCGATCTTCCGCTTCCGCGACGAAACCGACGTGATCCGTGACGCCAACGACACCCCGTTCGGCCTCGCCGCGTATTTCTACTCCAACGACATCCGCCGCATCTGGCGCGTGGCGCAGGCACTGGAAACCGGCATGGTCGGCATCAACGAGGGCGCGATTGCGGCCGAGGCGGCACCGTTCGGCGGCGTCAAGGAATCCGGCTACGGGCGCGAGGGCTCGCGCCACGGGCTGGACGACTACATGCATACCAAGTACCTTTGCCAGGGCCAGCTTGGCTGA
- a CDS encoding alpha-dehydro-beta-deoxy-D-glucarate aldolase (cleaves 5-dehydro-4-deoxy-glucarate and 2-dehydro-3-deoxy-D-glucarate~K02510: hpaI; 2,4-dihydroxyhept-2-ene-1,7-dioic acid aldolase [EC:4.1.2.-]), whose amino-acid sequence MPANNPFKAALAARQPQIGLWLSMATPYLAEVSATAGFDWLLIDGEHAPNDLQTTLHALQVLGSYPSQPVVRAVSGEVPLIKQLLDIGAKTLLVPMVDTAEQARTLVSATRYPPQGIRGVGSAVARASLWSSRTDYLDVADDEVCLLVQAETVKALQNLEEICAVDGIDGVFIGPADLAASMGHRGRPGHPEVQAAIEGAMRTIIASGKAAGTLTSDPALARRYLELGCTFVATGVDVLMYANAARKLAASFREQPSDSAADKPSAAY is encoded by the coding sequence ATGCCCGCAAACAATCCCTTCAAGGCCGCACTGGCCGCACGCCAGCCACAGATCGGCCTGTGGCTGTCAATGGCCACGCCGTACCTGGCGGAAGTCTCGGCCACTGCCGGTTTCGACTGGTTGCTGATCGACGGCGAACACGCCCCCAATGACCTGCAAACGACACTGCATGCCCTGCAAGTGCTAGGCTCGTACCCGTCCCAGCCCGTGGTGCGGGCCGTGTCCGGCGAGGTGCCGCTGATCAAGCAGCTGCTGGATATCGGCGCCAAAACTTTGCTGGTGCCGATGGTCGATACCGCGGAACAGGCCCGCACGCTGGTCAGCGCCACGCGCTACCCGCCGCAGGGTATCCGCGGCGTGGGCAGCGCGGTGGCGCGTGCTTCGCTGTGGAGCTCGCGCACCGACTACCTCGACGTGGCCGACGATGAAGTCTGCCTGCTGGTGCAGGCGGAAACCGTGAAGGCACTGCAGAACCTCGAAGAAATCTGCGCGGTCGATGGCATCGATGGCGTCTTCATCGGCCCGGCCGACCTGGCCGCCTCGATGGGCCACCGCGGCCGCCCGGGCCACCCGGAAGTGCAGGCGGCGATCGAAGGCGCGATGCGTACCATCATCGCCAGCGGCAAGGCCGCCGGCACGCTGACCTCCGACCCGGCGCTGGCGCGCCGCTACCTGGAGCTCGGCTGCACCTTCGTGGCCACCGGTGTCGACGTGCTGATGTACGCCAACGCCGCGCGCAAGCTCGCCGCGTCGTTCCGCGAGCAGCCCTCGGACAGCGCCGCGGACAAGCCGTCCGCCGCGTACTGA
- a CDS encoding D-2-hydroxyacid dehydrogenase, whose translation MSAETQTPDTTLRAMQAIVGENACRSGDADTQAYVTDYRGIYRGKAQVVVLPSSTEQVSQVLQWCHAHRVPVVPQGGNTSLMGGAVPDDSGTAVVVNLSRMNRVLGIDTINDTLTVQAGVTLSAARGAAEAEQRLFPLRIGSEGSCQIGGNLSTNAGGTAVLRYGNMRDLVLGIEAVLPDGRIYSSLRGLRKDNTGYDLKHLFIGAEGTLGIITGAVLKLMPQPRSSAVAFVAVQDPAAAVALLGEAKRLSGQAVTAFELISQPALELVLEYLGNVASPLQDSHPWMVLIELTSGTDAESLNATLMEILESGFSQGLVRDAAVAASLADAQTFWRIREEISDAQTRTGGSIKCDVSVPLSRIAAFVEEASAKVLELAPDARMVIYGHMGDGNVHFNPLRPKDQPAKEFLAQCYEPVSTLVDGLAHAENGSISAEHGIGVIKRDDLTRYKSRVELELMWQVKQALDPLNLLNPGKVLPPLGQ comes from the coding sequence ATGTCCGCTGAAACCCAGACCCCCGACACCACCTTGCGCGCGATGCAGGCCATCGTCGGCGAGAACGCCTGCCGCAGCGGCGACGCCGACACCCAGGCCTATGTCACCGACTACCGCGGCATCTATCGCGGCAAGGCGCAGGTGGTGGTGCTGCCGTCATCGACCGAGCAGGTCAGCCAGGTGCTGCAGTGGTGCCATGCGCATCGCGTGCCGGTGGTGCCGCAGGGCGGCAATACCTCGCTGATGGGCGGTGCGGTGCCCGACGACAGCGGCACCGCCGTGGTCGTCAACCTGAGCCGCATGAACCGCGTGCTGGGCATCGACACCATCAACGACACCCTGACCGTGCAGGCCGGCGTCACGCTGAGCGCAGCGCGCGGCGCCGCGGAGGCCGAGCAGCGCCTGTTCCCGCTGCGCATTGGCTCTGAAGGCTCGTGCCAGATCGGCGGCAACCTGTCCACCAACGCCGGCGGCACCGCCGTGCTGCGCTACGGCAATATGCGCGACCTGGTGCTCGGCATCGAGGCGGTGCTGCCGGACGGGCGCATCTATTCATCGCTGCGCGGACTGCGCAAGGACAACACCGGTTACGACCTCAAGCACTTGTTTATCGGCGCGGAAGGGACGCTGGGCATCATCACCGGTGCGGTACTGAAGCTGATGCCGCAGCCGCGCAGCAGCGCGGTGGCCTTCGTCGCAGTGCAGGACCCCGCCGCCGCGGTGGCGCTGCTGGGCGAGGCCAAGCGCCTCTCCGGCCAGGCCGTGACCGCGTTCGAACTGATCTCGCAGCCAGCGCTCGAGCTGGTGCTGGAATACCTCGGCAACGTCGCCTCGCCGCTGCAGGACAGCCACCCGTGGATGGTGCTGATCGAGCTGACCTCCGGCACCGATGCCGAAAGCCTGAACGCCACGCTGATGGAAATCCTCGAATCCGGCTTCAGCCAGGGACTGGTGCGCGACGCCGCCGTGGCCGCGAGCCTCGCCGATGCACAGACCTTCTGGCGCATCCGCGAAGAGATCTCCGACGCGCAGACCCGCACCGGCGGCAGTATCAAGTGCGACGTCTCGGTGCCGCTGTCGCGCATTGCCGCCTTCGTCGAAGAGGCCTCCGCCAAGGTGCTGGAACTGGCGCCCGATGCGCGCATGGTGATCTACGGCCATATGGGCGACGGCAATGTCCACTTCAACCCACTGCGGCCCAAGGACCAGCCCGCCAAGGAATTCCTGGCCCAATGCTATGAGCCGGTGTCGACGCTGGTCGACGGACTGGCGCACGCCGAGAACGGCTCGATCTCGGCCGAGCACGGCATCGGCGTGATCAAGCGCGACGACCTGACCCGCTACAAGTCCCGGGTCGAGCTGGAGCTGATGTGGCAGGTCAAGCAGGCGCTCGACCCGCTGAACCTGCTCAATCCGGGCAAAGTGCTGCCGCCGCTGGGGCAATAA
- a CDS encoding Zn-dependent hydrolase, with protein MSAQAPTSASAPLEKPELDYPCGDAPEPGRAHEIAPGVLWLRMPMPLGLNHINLWAIRDGHGWAAVDSGLQTPETAQAWRTLFGSAGALAGGLTRLFVTHMHPDHVGMAGWLTRKFGCQLWMTRLEYLMCRVLAADTGRAAPDEAIEFYRKAGWDDEAIEVYRARFGGFGKYVHALPESIRRLTDGDVVRIGAHDWQVIVGTGHSPEHACLYCPALKVLVSGDQVLPRISSNVSVFPTEPDADPMQDWLASLDKVRATVPDDVLVLPAHNEPFRGLHARIDYLRAGQLQALDRLRGALAEPRRAVDVFGELFSRPITGSGGLLGMATGESIAHLNYLLERGEVVRERGIDGCYWYRRK; from the coding sequence ATGAGCGCCCAAGCCCCCACCTCAGCCTCCGCCCCTCTCGAAAAACCCGAGCTCGACTACCCCTGCGGCGACGCGCCCGAACCCGGCCGCGCCCACGAGATCGCCCCCGGCGTGCTGTGGCTGCGCATGCCGATGCCGCTCGGCCTGAACCACATCAACCTGTGGGCCATCCGCGACGGCCACGGCTGGGCCGCGGTCGACTCCGGCCTGCAGACCCCCGAGACCGCGCAGGCCTGGCGCACGCTGTTCGGCAGCGCCGGCGCGCTCGCCGGTGGGCTGACGCGCCTCTTCGTCACCCACATGCACCCCGACCACGTCGGCATGGCCGGCTGGCTCACGCGCAAGTTCGGCTGCCAGCTGTGGATGACAAGGCTGGAATATCTGATGTGCCGCGTGCTGGCGGCGGATACGGGGCGCGCCGCGCCGGACGAGGCGATCGAGTTCTATCGCAAGGCAGGGTGGGACGACGAGGCGATCGAGGTGTACCGTGCGCGCTTCGGTGGCTTCGGCAAGTACGTCCATGCCTTGCCGGAGAGTATTCGTCGGCTGACCGATGGCGACGTCGTGCGCATCGGCGCGCACGACTGGCAGGTGATCGTCGGTACCGGCCATTCCCCCGAGCATGCCTGCCTGTACTGCCCGGCGCTGAAGGTGCTGGTCTCCGGCGACCAGGTGCTGCCGCGCATTTCCTCCAACGTATCGGTGTTCCCGACCGAGCCCGATGCTGACCCGATGCAGGACTGGCTAGCCTCGCTCGACAAGGTACGCGCCACTGTGCCGGACGACGTGCTGGTGCTGCCCGCGCACAACGAGCCCTTCCGTGGGCTGCATGCCCGCATCGACTATCTGCGCGCCGGCCAGTTGCAGGCGCTCGACCGACTGCGTGGCGCGCTGGCGGAGCCCAGGCGGGCGGTGGATGTGTTTGGCGAGCTGTTCTCGCGACCGATTACAGGGAGTGGCGGTCTGCTGGGAATGGCGACGGGGGAGAGCATCGCGCATTTGAACTATTTGCTGGAGCGGGGGGAGGTGGTGAGGGAACGCGGTATCGATGGCTGTTATTGGTATCGGCGGAAATAA